From bacterium, a single genomic window includes:
- the rpsL gene encoding 30S ribosomal protein S12 — MPTVSQLVRLGRTAEATKSKSPALQTSPQRRGVCIQVKTTTPKKPNSALRKIARVRLTNGIEVTAYIPGIGHNLQEHSVVLIRGGRVKDLPGIRYHIVRGTLDTAGVTDRKRGRSKYGAKRPKPGG; from the coding sequence CGACAGTCAGTCAACTCGTCCGGTTAGGCCGGACGGCCGAAGCGACCAAGAGCAAATCGCCGGCGCTGCAGACGAGCCCGCAACGGCGCGGGGTGTGCATTCAAGTCAAGACGACGACGCCGAAGAAGCCGAACTCCGCGTTGCGGAAGATCGCCCGGGTGCGGCTGACCAACGGGATCGAGGTCACCGCCTATATCCCGGGGATCGGGCACAATCTACAAGAGCACTCGGTGGTATTGATCCGGGGCGGCCGCGTCAAGGATCTGCCCGGGATCCGGTATCACATCGTCCGGGGGACGCTCGATACGGCCGGGGTGACCGACCGTAAGCGCGGCCGGTCGAAGTACGGGGCGAAGCGCCCCAAGCCGGGAGGGTAG